One Kribbella sp. NBC_00662 genomic region harbors:
- a CDS encoding acyl-CoA carboxylase subunit beta, protein MTVAPARPAKLPRELDPRNPVSRLTNLLDPGSLELITPDNLSGMIAARGRIAGAKVVAFCSDATVMGGAMGDEGCDVVVKAYEVARAEQVPIIGLWHSGGARLAEGVLSLHAVGKIFYAMTQASGKIPQISVVLGPAAGGAAYGPALTDIVILGPEGRIFVTGPDVVRSVTGEDVDMLRLGGPEPHGRRSGVVHITTDSEDAAIEQARRLTDLLANQGSMSTDIPDTDLSGLLPESAKRAYDVHPLVGGVLDSSSAVELHQRWAPNIVTTLGRLGGRTVGVIANNPLRLGGCLDALSAEKASRFVRMCDAFGIPLVVLVDVPGYLPGVGQEWDGVVRRGAKLLHAFAEAVVPRVTLVTRKTYGGAYIAMNARSLGATRVFAWPRAEVAVMGAVAAVRVLHRRKLAEVDPELRPQVEAELAAEHEKIAGGIDRAIEIGVVDEVVEPTRTRTALATALAKAEVGGPVRGNHGNIPL, encoded by the coding sequence ATGACCGTTGCCCCGGCAAGACCCGCCAAACTCCCGCGTGAGCTGGACCCGCGCAACCCGGTCAGCCGGCTGACCAACCTGCTGGACCCGGGCAGCCTGGAGTTGATCACCCCCGACAACCTGTCGGGGATGATCGCGGCCCGCGGGCGGATTGCCGGGGCGAAGGTCGTCGCGTTCTGCTCCGACGCCACGGTGATGGGCGGCGCGATGGGCGACGAGGGCTGCGACGTCGTGGTCAAGGCGTACGAAGTCGCGCGCGCGGAGCAGGTGCCGATCATCGGCCTGTGGCACTCGGGCGGCGCGCGGCTGGCCGAGGGCGTGCTGAGCCTGCACGCGGTCGGCAAGATCTTCTACGCGATGACGCAGGCGTCCGGGAAGATCCCGCAGATCTCGGTCGTGCTCGGCCCGGCGGCGGGCGGTGCGGCGTACGGCCCGGCGCTGACCGACATCGTCATCCTCGGTCCCGAGGGCCGGATCTTCGTCACCGGGCCGGACGTGGTCCGCTCGGTCACCGGCGAGGACGTCGACATGCTCCGGCTCGGCGGCCCCGAGCCGCACGGCCGGCGGTCCGGCGTCGTCCACATCACGACCGACTCCGAGGACGCGGCGATCGAGCAGGCACGCCGGCTGACGGATCTGCTCGCGAATCAAGGCTCGATGTCCACGGACATCCCCGATACCGATCTGTCCGGGCTCCTGCCGGAGTCGGCCAAGCGTGCGTACGACGTCCATCCGCTGGTCGGAGGGGTGCTCGACTCGTCTTCCGCAGTTGAGCTCCACCAACGGTGGGCGCCGAACATCGTGACCACGCTGGGCCGGCTCGGCGGGCGGACGGTCGGTGTCATCGCCAACAATCCGCTCCGGCTCGGTGGTTGCCTCGACGCCCTATCGGCGGAGAAGGCATCACGGTTCGTCCGGATGTGCGACGCGTTCGGCATCCCGCTCGTTGTGCTGGTCGACGTACCGGGTTATCTGCCGGGCGTCGGTCAGGAGTGGGACGGCGTCGTACGGCGGGGCGCGAAGCTGCTGCATGCTTTTGCCGAGGCCGTCGTACCGCGGGTCACGCTGGTGACGCGGAAGACGTACGGCGGGGCGTACATCGCGATGAACGCCCGATCGCTCGGCGCGACGCGGGTGTTCGCGTGGCCGCGGGCCGAGGTGGCTGTGATGGGTGCGGTCGCGGCCGTGCGGGTGCTGCACCGGCGGAAGCTGGCCGAGGTCGATCCCGAACTGCGTCCGCAGGTCGAGGCCGAACTGGCCGCCGAACACGAGAAGATTGCCGGAGGCATCGACCGCGCCATCGAGATCGGCGTCGTCGACGAGGTCGTCGAGCCCACCCGCACCCGCACGGCTCTGGCGACCGCTTTGGCGAAGGCCGAGGTCGGCGGCCCGGTGCGCGGGAACCACGGCAACATTCCGCTGTAG
- a CDS encoding beta-ketoacyl synthase has product MSKTRVVITGLGATTPLGGDVTSTWEGLLAGRSGARRLTDEWVQNLAVQIAAPAAVEPTEVIERVKARRLDRTAQLAVVAAREAWADSGLEDSGLDKERLGVAVASGIGGLHTTLSNYDALLQNPRRVSPLAIPMLMPNSSAAYVSLEFGAKAGVHTPVSACASGNEAIWLGLDQIRLGRADVVIAGGAEGAIMALPLAAFGMMQALSKRNDDPERASRPWDVDRDGFLLGEGAGVLILESYEHAKARGVKIYAELAGAGISADGHDIAQPDPTGSGARRAMERALSEGDLTPADIFHINAHATSTPQGDIAESIAIRQALGKEADHAVATAPKSMIGHLLGGAGAVESVATVLALHNRVSPPTINVDKLDDQIDLDVATEQRKLPDGDIAALNNSFGFGGHNAAIAFKTL; this is encoded by the coding sequence ATGTCGAAGACCCGAGTCGTCATCACTGGGCTCGGAGCCACGACCCCGCTCGGGGGCGACGTGACCAGCACCTGGGAAGGACTGCTGGCCGGACGCTCCGGCGCACGGCGGCTGACCGACGAGTGGGTGCAGAACCTGGCGGTCCAGATCGCCGCACCGGCCGCGGTCGAGCCGACCGAGGTGATCGAGCGCGTGAAGGCTCGCCGTCTCGACCGTACGGCGCAACTCGCCGTGGTCGCGGCCCGTGAGGCCTGGGCCGACTCCGGCCTGGAGGACTCCGGACTGGACAAGGAGCGGCTCGGCGTCGCGGTCGCGTCCGGTATCGGCGGCCTGCACACCACGCTCTCGAACTACGACGCCCTGCTGCAGAACCCGCGCCGGGTGTCGCCGCTGGCGATCCCGATGCTGATGCCGAACTCGTCCGCGGCGTACGTGAGCCTGGAGTTCGGCGCCAAGGCCGGCGTCCACACCCCGGTCTCGGCCTGCGCGTCGGGCAACGAGGCGATCTGGCTGGGTCTGGACCAGATCCGACTCGGCCGCGCGGACGTGGTGATCGCCGGTGGCGCCGAGGGCGCGATCATGGCGCTGCCGCTGGCCGCGTTCGGGATGATGCAGGCGCTGAGCAAGCGCAACGACGACCCGGAGCGCGCCTCGCGGCCGTGGGACGTCGACCGCGACGGCTTCCTGCTCGGTGAAGGCGCCGGCGTGCTGATCCTCGAGTCGTACGAGCACGCGAAGGCGCGCGGCGTGAAGATCTACGCCGAGCTCGCCGGTGCGGGGATCTCGGCCGACGGCCACGACATCGCGCAGCCGGACCCGACCGGTTCCGGTGCGCGACGCGCGATGGAGCGGGCGTTGTCCGAGGGCGATCTGACCCCGGCCGACATCTTCCACATCAACGCGCACGCCACGTCGACGCCGCAGGGCGACATCGCCGAGTCGATCGCGATCCGGCAGGCGCTCGGCAAGGAGGCCGACCACGCGGTCGCCACCGCGCCGAAGTCGATGATCGGTCACCTGCTCGGCGGGGCCGGTGCGGTGGAGTCGGTCGCGACCGTGCTCGCCCTGCACAACCGGGTCTCGCCGCCGACCATCAACGTGGACAAGCTCGACGACCAGATCGACCTGGACGTCGCGACCGAGCAGCGCAAGCTGCCCGACGGGGACATCGCGGCGCTGAACAACTCGTTCGGCTTCGGCGGCCACAACGCCGCCATCGCATTCAAGACGCTGTAG
- a CDS encoding LamG-like jellyroll fold domain-containing protein, whose translation MVKPLAAALVLLSTTLVPTAQATVQAEPAWHLGTPPLSTPWTDDVSPTNALPEYPRPQLTRPDWRNLNGLWEWSPAAVGEQPPIGRTLNEQVLVPYPIESALSGLQKHEDRMWYRRTFTVPDNWKGKRLLLHFGAVDYDARVWVNGRQVATHRGGYDGFDVDVTSALHAKGPQELIVWAEDLTDETYQPIGKQREVGDHGIFYQGSSGIWRTVWMEPVNVASIDRLQLTPDLPNQTLEVNAQTSGRAGLDVEVTAYDGRKAVGQVRGKADTELRLPIRNPKTWSPDHPFLYDLKVRLIDRGKMVDQVGSYAGMRSVGLQKGADGKLRMALNGKILFNLSTLDQGFWPDGLNTAPTDAALRFDLEQHKRLGFNTVRKHIKVEPDRWYYWADKLGLMVWQDMPATKTDAMPDPWRAQFESELHELVDEHKSFTSITVWVPFNEGWGEWDQTATGRIADDVKAQDPSRLVNAHSGVNCCNSHGDSGRGDLIDNHAYLGPATAAPTETRAAVDGEHGGFGLKVPDHMWFGDGSAYEMEPDSATLTRRYVENQTDVLRSAEQCGISGSVYTQITDVEGELNGFYTYDRRVPKMDFAQVRTINQEIIAGADGSGAGIPNPGPGTPGADGIHFYPLDGTTEDAVGNNDATLQGGATFAPGKNGQGVALNGDGQYVDTGAALLDTSKNYTASAWVKLNKADGAFQTFVSQDGDRDSAFFLQYSGQDQRFAMSFPGIRALSPTKPNPDQWYHVTGVRDVVKGELKLYVDGELVATKSACALDSGSTGNTVIGRAKFGGNQVDFLDGTVDQVHLYDRALTDAEVRTLYESGR comes from the coding sequence GACGTCTCCCCGACGAACGCGCTCCCGGAGTACCCGCGCCCTCAACTGACCCGCCCCGACTGGCGCAACCTCAACGGCCTCTGGGAATGGTCGCCGGCTGCCGTAGGTGAACAACCCCCGATCGGCCGCACCCTCAACGAGCAGGTGCTCGTCCCGTACCCGATCGAGTCCGCGCTCTCCGGCCTCCAGAAGCACGAGGACCGGATGTGGTACCGCCGTACGTTCACCGTCCCCGACAACTGGAAGGGCAAGCGGCTCCTGCTGCACTTCGGTGCGGTCGACTACGACGCGAGGGTGTGGGTCAACGGCCGCCAGGTCGCCACGCACCGTGGCGGGTACGACGGCTTCGACGTCGACGTGACCAGTGCGCTGCACGCCAAGGGCCCGCAGGAGCTGATCGTCTGGGCCGAAGACCTGACCGACGAGACCTACCAACCGATCGGCAAGCAGCGCGAGGTCGGCGACCACGGCATCTTCTACCAGGGCAGCTCCGGCATCTGGCGGACCGTCTGGATGGAGCCGGTGAACGTCGCCTCGATCGACCGTCTCCAACTCACGCCGGACCTGCCCAACCAGACGCTCGAGGTCAACGCCCAGACGTCCGGCCGCGCGGGACTCGACGTCGAGGTCACCGCGTACGACGGCCGCAAAGCCGTCGGCCAGGTGCGAGGCAAGGCCGACACGGAGCTCCGGCTGCCGATCCGGAATCCCAAAACCTGGTCCCCGGATCACCCGTTCCTCTACGACCTCAAGGTGCGGCTGATCGATCGCGGCAAGATGGTAGACCAAGTCGGCTCGTACGCCGGGATGCGATCCGTCGGCCTGCAGAAAGGTGCCGACGGCAAGCTCCGGATGGCGCTGAACGGGAAGATCCTGTTCAACCTGTCGACACTCGACCAGGGTTTCTGGCCGGACGGACTCAACACCGCGCCGACCGACGCGGCGCTCCGGTTCGATCTCGAGCAGCACAAGCGGCTCGGGTTCAACACCGTCCGCAAGCACATCAAGGTCGAGCCGGATCGCTGGTACTACTGGGCCGACAAACTCGGCCTGATGGTCTGGCAGGACATGCCGGCGACGAAGACCGATGCGATGCCCGACCCGTGGCGCGCGCAGTTCGAGTCCGAGCTGCACGAGCTGGTCGACGAGCACAAGAGTTTCACCTCGATCACCGTCTGGGTTCCGTTCAACGAGGGCTGGGGTGAGTGGGACCAGACCGCGACCGGCCGGATCGCTGACGATGTCAAGGCGCAGGACCCGTCCCGTCTCGTCAACGCGCACAGCGGCGTGAACTGCTGTAACTCGCACGGTGACTCCGGCCGTGGCGACCTGATCGACAACCACGCCTACCTCGGCCCAGCGACGGCGGCGCCGACAGAGACCCGGGCAGCCGTGGACGGCGAGCACGGCGGCTTCGGCCTGAAGGTGCCGGACCACATGTGGTTCGGCGACGGATCGGCGTACGAGATGGAGCCTGACTCGGCGACTCTCACCCGGCGGTACGTCGAGAACCAGACCGACGTCCTGAGATCCGCCGAGCAGTGCGGGATCAGCGGGTCGGTCTACACCCAGATCACCGATGTCGAAGGTGAGTTGAACGGGTTCTACACCTACGACCGGCGGGTCCCGAAGATGGACTTCGCCCAGGTCCGCACGATCAACCAGGAGATCATCGCCGGCGCGGACGGTTCGGGCGCTGGTATACCAAACCCGGGACCCGGCACACCCGGTGCCGACGGCATCCACTTCTATCCACTCGACGGCACCACAGAAGATGCCGTCGGCAACAATGACGCGACCCTCCAGGGCGGGGCGACGTTCGCCCCGGGCAAGAACGGCCAAGGGGTAGCGCTCAACGGAGACGGTCAGTACGTCGACACCGGCGCGGCCCTTCTCGACACCAGCAAGAACTACACCGCCAGTGCCTGGGTAAAGCTGAACAAGGCGGACGGCGCATTCCAGACCTTCGTCAGCCAGGACGGCGATCGCGACAGCGCGTTCTTCCTGCAGTACTCCGGCCAGGACCAGCGCTTCGCGATGAGCTTCCCCGGCATCCGGGCGCTGTCGCCGACCAAGCCGAACCCGGACCAGTGGTACCACGTCACCGGCGTCCGCGATGTCGTCAAGGGTGAGCTGAAGCTGTACGTGGACGGCGAGCTCGTCGCCACCAAGAGCGCCTGCGCCCTGGACTCCGGCTCGACCGGCAACACGGTGATCGGCCGGGCGAAGTTCGGCGGCAACCAGGTCGACTTCCTCGACGGCACGGTCGACCAGGTCCACCTGTACGACCGGGCCCTCACCGATGCGGAGGTCCGCACCCTCTACGAATCCGGACGCTGA
- a CDS encoding DUF3145 domain-containing protein — translation MATTRGVLYVHTVPSALCPHVEWAAGGILGVPVKLDWTPQPAAQGTYRAELSWQAEAGTAAKLASALRGWQKLRFEVTEEPSNGVEGERYSFTPELGVFHATTGVHGDIMVPEERLKAAMLKAAAGEADLTEEVERLLGRPWDDELEPFRYAGDGAPVRWLHQVV, via the coding sequence GTGGCGACAACTCGTGGCGTTCTGTACGTCCACACGGTGCCGTCAGCGTTGTGCCCTCATGTCGAGTGGGCCGCGGGCGGCATCCTAGGTGTGCCCGTGAAACTGGATTGGACACCGCAGCCTGCGGCCCAGGGCACGTACCGGGCCGAGCTGTCCTGGCAGGCCGAGGCCGGTACCGCGGCCAAGCTGGCATCCGCCCTGCGCGGATGGCAGAAGCTGCGGTTCGAGGTCACCGAAGAGCCGAGCAACGGCGTCGAGGGCGAGCGGTACTCGTTCACGCCCGAGCTCGGGGTCTTCCACGCGACCACCGGCGTCCACGGCGACATCATGGTGCCGGAGGAGCGGCTGAAGGCGGCCATGCTGAAGGCGGCGGCGGGCGAGGCCGACCTGACCGAGGAGGTCGAGCGTTTGCTCGGTCGCCCCTGGGACGACGAACTCGAGCCGTTCCGCTACGCCGGCGACGGCGCGCCCGTGCGCTGGCTGCATCAGGTTGTCTAA
- a CDS encoding beta-ketoacyl-ACP synthase III: MITASTGSTYAGVLGIGSYRPRRVVPNSEILEQIDSSDEWIQTRSGIKERRWASDDETVLMMSVSAAKDALADSGIDPAEIGCVIVSTVTHLYQTPAIATQIAVAVGAPTAAAFDISAACAGFCYGIAMANDLVRGGSAKYVLAIGVERLSDITDRTDRSTAFIFADGAGAAIVGPTEEPGIGPVVWGSDGTQHQVISQKESWQEVHGNHNWPHLTMDGNPVFRWASFEMAKTAQQALDAAGVKAEQLDLFVPHQANMRITDAMRRALKLPEHVKVARDIERQGNTSAASIPLAITAMREAGEARSGDLALIIGFGAGLVYAAQVIRLP; encoded by the coding sequence ATGATCACGGCGTCGACGGGTTCGACGTACGCCGGAGTGCTCGGCATCGGGTCGTACCGGCCGCGCCGCGTGGTGCCGAACTCCGAGATCCTCGAGCAGATCGACTCCAGCGACGAGTGGATCCAGACCCGTTCCGGGATCAAGGAGCGGCGCTGGGCGAGCGACGACGAGACCGTGCTGATGATGTCGGTGAGCGCGGCCAAGGACGCGCTCGCCGACTCCGGCATCGACCCGGCCGAGATCGGCTGCGTGATCGTCTCGACGGTCACCCACCTGTACCAGACTCCGGCGATCGCGACCCAGATCGCGGTCGCGGTGGGCGCCCCGACCGCGGCGGCGTTCGACATCTCCGCCGCGTGCGCGGGCTTCTGCTACGGCATCGCGATGGCCAACGACCTGGTCCGCGGCGGAAGCGCGAAGTACGTGCTGGCGATCGGCGTCGAGCGGCTCAGCGACATCACCGACCGGACCGACCGCAGTACGGCGTTCATCTTCGCCGACGGCGCCGGCGCCGCGATCGTCGGCCCGACCGAGGAGCCGGGGATCGGGCCGGTCGTGTGGGGCTCGGACGGTACGCAGCACCAGGTGATCAGCCAGAAGGAGTCCTGGCAGGAGGTGCACGGCAACCACAACTGGCCGCACCTCACGATGGACGGCAACCCGGTGTTCCGCTGGGCGTCGTTCGAGATGGCGAAGACCGCGCAGCAGGCGCTGGACGCGGCCGGCGTGAAGGCCGAGCAGCTCGACCTGTTCGTCCCGCACCAGGCGAACATGCGGATCACCGACGCGATGCGGCGGGCGCTGAAGCTGCCCGAGCACGTCAAGGTCGCGCGCGACATCGAGCGCCAGGGCAACACCTCGGCAGCGTCGATCCCGCTCGCGATCACCGCGATGCGCGAGGCCGGCGAAGCCAGGTCCGGCGACCTCGCCCTGATCATCGGCTTCGGCGCCGGGCTGGTGTACGCAGCCCAGGTCATCCGGCTGCCGTAG
- a CDS encoding VWA domain-containing protein, with the protein MEFLSPARLWFLLLIPLIVAGYIFLQHRRSQYALRFTNIALLDRVAPRRPQWRRHLAVGLALLAAMTCILAFAQPKDKVKVPRERATIVVAIDVSLSMMATDIEPNRLEAAKESAKEFVNNLPTKFNVALVNFAGTASIIVPPTTDRATIDRSIDGLELAESTATGEGIFTSLQALTQVPPDPAHPNDPAPARIVMLSDGKRTVGRTAQEGAQAAKAKNTPVYTICFGTDSGFIEMDGIRQRVPPDRTELRSIAETTGGEAYTAESAGELKDVYKDIGSSVGYDEVDKEITARYAGIAMLFTLAAAGACIALATRFP; encoded by the coding sequence ATGGAGTTCCTGTCTCCGGCCAGATTGTGGTTCCTGCTGCTGATCCCGCTGATCGTCGCGGGGTACATCTTCCTCCAGCACCGTCGCTCGCAGTACGCGCTGCGGTTCACCAACATCGCGCTGCTCGACCGGGTCGCGCCGCGGCGGCCGCAGTGGCGGCGGCACCTCGCCGTCGGGCTGGCGCTGCTCGCCGCGATGACCTGCATCCTCGCGTTCGCGCAGCCCAAGGACAAGGTCAAGGTGCCGCGCGAGCGGGCCACGATCGTGGTCGCGATCGACGTGTCGCTGTCGATGATGGCGACCGACATCGAGCCGAACCGGCTGGAGGCCGCGAAGGAGTCGGCGAAGGAGTTCGTCAACAACCTGCCGACCAAGTTCAACGTGGCATTGGTCAACTTCGCCGGCACGGCGTCGATCATCGTGCCGCCGACCACGGACCGGGCGACCATCGACCGATCGATCGACGGGCTCGAGCTTGCCGAGTCGACCGCGACCGGTGAGGGCATCTTCACCTCGCTGCAGGCGCTCACCCAGGTCCCGCCGGACCCCGCGCACCCGAACGACCCGGCCCCGGCCCGCATCGTGATGCTGTCGGACGGCAAGCGGACGGTCGGCCGGACGGCGCAGGAAGGCGCGCAGGCGGCCAAGGCGAAGAACACCCCGGTCTACACGATCTGCTTCGGCACCGACTCCGGCTTCATCGAGATGGACGGCATCCGGCAGCGGGTACCACCGGACCGCACCGAGCTGCGCAGCATCGCCGAGACCACCGGCGGCGAGGCATACACCGCGGAGTCCGCGGGCGAGCTCAAGGACGTCTACAAGGACATCGGCTCCTCGGTCGGGTACGACGAGGTCGACAAGGAGATCACCGCCCGGTACGCCGGTATCGCGATGCTCTTCACGCTCGCCGCCGCCGGGGCCTGTATCGCCCTCGCGACCCGGTTCCCGTAA
- a CDS encoding acyl carrier protein, giving the protein MASTEEIRSNLAEIVNEIAGIPVEDVQLDKSFTDDLDVDSLSMVEVVVAAEEKFDVKIPDDEVKNLKTVGDAVAFIERAQNG; this is encoded by the coding sequence ATGGCCAGCACCGAAGAGATCCGTTCCAACCTCGCCGAGATCGTGAACGAGATCGCCGGCATCCCGGTGGAGGACGTCCAGCTGGACAAGTCCTTCACCGACGACCTCGACGTTGACTCGCTCTCCATGGTGGAGGTCGTGGTGGCCGCCGAGGAGAAGTTCGACGTGAAGATCCCCGACGACGAGGTCAAGAACCTGAAGACCGTCGGCGACGCGGTCGCGTTCATCGAGCGCGCCCAGAACGGCTGA
- a CDS encoding MoxR family ATPase → MTETTVPTGSVAQQSRLIGEALGEVKRVIVGQEHMVETLMVSLLAKGHCLLEGVPGVAKTLAVRTFASVVGGTFARIQFTPDLVPSDIVGTRIYRQTRETFDIELGPTFVNFVLADEVNRAPAKVQSAMLELMAERQVSIGGQTFPMPKPFIVIATQNPIESEGVYPLPEAQRDRFLVKIDVPHPRGHEEFEILRRMSVDPPEPRQVLKPETILELQRSAEQVFVHNLVAEYAVRLVMATRTPTDFHLPDLEPIIELGVSPRATLGLIAAGRGLALIHGRDYLLPSDIQTVALDVMGHRLGLTFDAVADNIDPRAVIERILATVPPPQPVWRDGADGTGRPEFV, encoded by the coding sequence ATGACCGAGACGACGGTGCCCACGGGTTCGGTGGCCCAGCAGTCCAGGCTGATCGGCGAGGCCCTCGGTGAGGTCAAGCGGGTGATCGTCGGCCAGGAGCACATGGTCGAGACCCTGATGGTGTCGCTGCTCGCGAAGGGTCACTGTCTGCTCGAGGGTGTGCCGGGCGTCGCGAAGACGCTGGCCGTCCGCACCTTCGCCAGCGTGGTCGGCGGCACGTTCGCCCGGATCCAGTTCACCCCGGACCTGGTCCCGTCCGACATCGTCGGCACCCGGATCTACCGTCAGACCCGCGAGACCTTCGACATCGAGCTCGGCCCGACGTTCGTGAACTTCGTCCTGGCCGACGAGGTCAACCGCGCACCGGCCAAGGTGCAGTCGGCGATGCTCGAGCTGATGGCCGAGCGGCAGGTGTCGATCGGCGGCCAGACCTTCCCGATGCCGAAGCCGTTCATCGTCATCGCCACCCAGAACCCGATCGAGTCCGAGGGCGTGTACCCGCTGCCGGAGGCACAGCGCGACCGGTTCCTGGTCAAGATCGACGTACCGCACCCGCGCGGGCACGAGGAGTTCGAGATCCTCCGCCGGATGAGCGTCGATCCGCCGGAGCCGCGGCAGGTGCTGAAGCCGGAGACGATCCTCGAGCTGCAGCGGTCGGCGGAGCAGGTGTTCGTCCACAACCTGGTCGCGGAGTACGCCGTACGCCTGGTGATGGCGACCCGGACGCCGACCGACTTCCACCTGCCCGACCTGGAGCCGATCATCGAGCTCGGCGTCAGCCCGCGCGCGACGCTCGGCCTGATCGCGGCCGGCCGGGGACTGGCGCTGATCCACGGCCGCGACTACCTGTTGCCGAGCGACATCCAGACCGTCGCGCTCGACGTGATGGGCCACCGTCTCGGCCTGACCTTCGACGCGGTCGCGGACAACATCGACCCGCGGGCCGTGATCGAGCGGATCCTGGCCACCGTCCCGCCGCCGCAGCCGGTCTGGCGTGACGGCGCCGACGGCACCGGCCGCCCGGAGTTCGTCTAG
- a CDS encoding aldo/keto reductase yields the protein MAAPSQVLAPHSTIRFRPPRFGLGGSHLGEPPGPDGDATAAATVDAAYQAGIRFFDTSPAYGDSERRLGTALQKRPRGEFLVSTKVVGDDPKVSIDKSRAQLGLAVDLVLAQDESVYPTLDRLRRDGTIKAVGAVSDDWQELDRLVRDVELDCVLLTAQYNLLDRDAVPLLDRCLARGVSVIVSGVLTPQVLQADTVQARRISAVCERYGVSLPQAALAFPSRHSAVTSVLIAASSPAEIRADAALVRQPVPEKLWRDPELLRLLS from the coding sequence ATGGCCGCACCCAGCCAGGTGCTCGCACCCCATTCGACGATCCGGTTCCGGCCTCCGCGGTTCGGGCTCGGCGGTTCGCATCTCGGCGAGCCGCCGGGCCCGGACGGCGACGCGACCGCGGCCGCCACCGTCGACGCGGCGTACCAGGCCGGCATCCGGTTCTTCGACACGTCCCCGGCGTACGGCGACTCGGAACGCCGACTGGGTACGGCGCTGCAGAAGCGCCCCCGTGGTGAGTTCCTCGTCTCGACGAAGGTGGTCGGCGACGATCCGAAGGTCTCGATCGACAAGAGCCGCGCACAACTAGGACTCGCTGTCGACCTCGTGCTCGCCCAGGACGAGTCGGTCTACCCGACGCTCGACCGGCTGCGGCGCGACGGAACCATCAAGGCAGTCGGAGCAGTGTCGGACGACTGGCAGGAGCTCGATCGCCTGGTGCGGGACGTGGAACTCGACTGCGTCCTCCTGACGGCGCAGTACAACCTGCTCGACCGCGACGCCGTACCGCTGCTGGATCGTTGCCTTGCGCGCGGAGTCTCCGTCATCGTGTCCGGTGTCCTGACCCCGCAAGTGCTGCAGGCAGACACTGTCCAGGCGCGACGTATCTCGGCCGTCTGCGAGCGGTACGGCGTCTCGCTGCCGCAGGCGGCACTCGCCTTTCCCAGCAGGCATTCCGCGGTCACGTCCGTCCTGATCGCGGCGTCGTCGCCGGCCGAGATCCGCGCCGACGCGGCGCTGGTACGTCAACCCGTACCGGAAAAGCTCTGGCGGGATCCGGAGCTGCTGCGCTTGCTATCCTGA
- a CDS encoding DUF58 domain-containing protein has protein sequence MTISQLAPERALRRLELTVVRRLEGYLHGEHLGLLPGPGTELAEAREYQVGDDVRRMDWAVTARTTIPHVRDLIADRELETWALVDLSGSMDFGTSTLEKRELAVAAVATVGFLTHRLGDRFGGLMLRDSALRRWPARSGRLALYGLLRALLAEQFSGDEEAHRSDLAAALESMARTQRKRGLRVIVSDFLTPQDGEVASQIEPSWERAMRKLTAQHQVLAVEIVDPRELELPNIGVVTIGDPETGEVREIDTRRRKVREAFGVAALAQRERTRAALRRVGAGHLVLRTDRDWVADTVRFVLAYRRVAPRLHQPPKGVAR, from the coding sequence ATGACGATCTCGCAGCTCGCTCCCGAGCGTGCGTTGCGGCGGCTGGAGCTCACCGTCGTACGGCGGCTCGAGGGGTACCTGCACGGGGAACACCTGGGGCTGCTCCCGGGGCCGGGCACCGAGCTGGCCGAGGCGCGTGAGTACCAGGTCGGCGACGACGTACGGCGGATGGACTGGGCGGTCACCGCGCGGACCACGATCCCGCACGTCCGCGACCTGATCGCGGACCGTGAGCTGGAGACCTGGGCGCTGGTCGACCTGTCCGGCTCGATGGACTTCGGTACGTCGACGCTCGAGAAGCGTGAGCTCGCCGTGGCGGCCGTTGCGACCGTCGGGTTCCTGACCCACCGCCTCGGTGACCGCTTCGGTGGGCTGATGCTGCGCGACTCGGCGCTTCGCCGCTGGCCGGCGCGGTCCGGGCGGCTCGCGCTCTACGGTCTGCTGCGCGCGCTGCTGGCCGAGCAGTTCAGCGGTGACGAAGAAGCGCATCGCAGCGACCTGGCCGCCGCGCTGGAGTCGATGGCCCGGACGCAGCGCAAACGCGGACTGCGCGTGATCGTGTCCGACTTCCTCACCCCGCAGGACGGCGAGGTCGCGAGCCAGATCGAGCCGTCCTGGGAGCGGGCGATGCGCAAGCTGACCGCCCAGCACCAGGTGCTCGCGGTCGAGATCGTCGACCCGCGGGAGCTCGAGCTGCCGAACATCGGCGTCGTCACGATCGGTGACCCGGAGACCGGCGAGGTGCGCGAGATCGACACCCGGCGGCGCAAGGTCCGGGAGGCGTTCGGGGTAGCGGCTCTCGCGCAGCGGGAACGAACCAGGGCCGCCCTGCGTAGGGTAGGTGCGGGGCATCTTGTACTGCGGACCGATCGTGACTGGGTCGCCGACACCGTGCGGTTCGTGCTCGCCTACCGGCGAGTGGCGCCCCGCCTGCACCAACCGCCGAAGGGAGTGGCTCGCTGA